GCAGGGACTTTTCCAAGCACGGTGGGAACAAAGCCCCTCTTCTCAAGCGGACAAAATCAACACAAGTCATTATTAACTTTGATAGCCCAGTCATGGACAAAACAGGTCGTTGAAAAACGGTTCAGCCCATTCAATCGGCAGACGACCATTCAGCCTGCGCCGGTTCCGGTTCTCATGAAAGAAAGAGAACTCTGGGAACTACCGGTCATTTCTTGCCAGGAAACCGTTTTTAACCGGCCATCCGCCACTTCTAAAAATCCACTTGCCAGGGCACGGTCAGCAGAAAAAAGGGGCTTGGAAGAATCGACATGAGGACCATAACCAGCTGATCCTAAAAGAAAAAAAAGGAAATTTATCTTTACCTCTTGAGGTTTTTCAGGTAAATCAACAGAGATCTTTTCCGGATGAATTCATGATTTTCCCTTAGCGGCAGCCCACGCCCAACGAGTGCAACCTTCCCTGCAAGGCATTTTCAGGAGGGGGGAAGAGTCTTTTGTCAGCAAGGAGGAACACGACATGTTCAGATCATTCATTCTGTTCAGCCTGCTCCTGATCATCGTGCTTGCCCCTGCGCTTGATGCCACCGCCCAGGAGCCGCTCAAAATTGCCGCAATCTATGCCAAATCCGGAGAAGCAGCGGAGGACAATCTGGAACTTTTCCAGGCGGTCCGGTTTGCTGTCGATGAGGCCAACAAGGCCGGCGGGCTGCTCGGACGAAAAATCAAACTTCTTGAATACGATAATCACAGCACCCCGATTCAAAGCCTGTTGGCAGCCAAGCAGGCCGTAAAAGACGGGGTTGTCGCAGTGATCGGAGCGTCCTGGAGTTCCCACTCCCTGGCCATCGCCCCCTACCTGCAGAAGATGAAGATCCCGATGATCAGCCCGGATTCGACACATCCCGATGTCACCACGGCCGGTGATTATATTTTCCGGGCCTGTTTCATCGACTCGTTCCAGGGCAAAGCCCTGGCCAAGTTTGCCATGCAGCAACTCAATGCAAGCACTGCCGTCATCATCCAGAACATCACCAGCGATTACAGCCTTGGGTTGAGCGCCTTTTTCAAGCAAGAATTCGAAGCCAGAGGCGGCAAGGTACAGAGGGTTCTCAACTACAAATATCCGCAGACCGATTTCACCGAGCTGCTCAATCACGCCAGACAGCTGAATCCCGACATTCTGTTCATCCCCGGCCACGCGGAAAGCGGCTATGTCATCCGCCAGGCCCAGGACATGGGCATCAATGCCATCATGCTCGGTGGCGATGGCTGGCCTTATCGGCAGTTTTATGCCAACGGCGGGCAAGACCTCAAGCTGGGCTATTACTCTGCCCACTGGAGTAAAGAGCTGGCCACGCCGGCAACCCAATCTTTTGCGGCCCGTTATGGTAAGTATTATGACGTCAC
This genomic window from Pelobacter seleniigenes DSM 18267 contains:
- a CDS encoding ABC transporter substrate-binding protein; protein product: MFRSFILFSLLLIIVLAPALDATAQEPLKIAAIYAKSGEAAEDNLELFQAVRFAVDEANKAGGLLGRKIKLLEYDNHSTPIQSLLAAKQAVKDGVVAVIGASWSSHSLAIAPYLQKMKIPMISPDSTHPDVTTAGDYIFRACFIDSFQGKALAKFAMQQLNASTAVIIQNITSDYSLGLSAFFKQEFEARGGKVQRVLNYKYPQTDFTELLNHARQLNPDILFIPGHAESGYVIRQAQDMGINAIMLGGDGWPYRQFYANGGQDLKLGYYSAHWSKELATPATQSFAARYGKYYDVTEFAATAYDAATLLFDAIKRAGSVDHQAIRDALAATVFYGVTGKISFDKNGDPQKQVVMMKITAGRPALFSTVMPN